A part of Macrobrachium nipponense isolate FS-2020 chromosome 26, ASM1510439v2, whole genome shotgun sequence genomic DNA contains:
- the LOC135200009 gene encoding cuticle protein AM1199-like, whose amino-acid sequence MKLIIVACLVAMALAAPRPQDDVSILRDERVDQGDGNFNYNFELSDGTAIGAEGTPNDAGSVNIEGSYRFTLPDGAVVEITYVADEAGFRPVGDVIPTPHPLPAHAIEQIRFAEEQRAAGVTFE is encoded by the exons ATGAAGCTG ATCATCGTCGCCTGCCTGGTCGCCATGGCCTTGGCTGCTCCCAGACCCCAGGACGACGTCTCCATCTTGAGAGACGAACGCGTCGACCAGGGCGACGGAAACTTCAACTACAACTTCGAACTGAGCGACGGCACCGCCATAGGAGCTGAGGGAACCCCCAACGATGCGGGCTCCGTCAACATCGAAGGATCTTACAG ATTCACTCTTCCTGACGGTGCAGTAGTCGAAATCACCTACGTGGCCGACGAAGCCGGTTTCAGGCCCGTAGGGGACGtcatccccaccccccacccactccCCGCCCACGCCATCGAGCAGATCAGATTCGCCGAGGAGCAGAGAGCGGCAGGAGTGACTTTCGAATAA